CCTTTATCCGGATTTGTAATATATTTTATCATGGCGTAAAGTTAGCATCCTCTTATTAAATTTATATTGAACCTCTCATTAATTTTCATGCAAGTTAAGGTGATAACAGGTTTCCACCTTTATCTTTGATAGGCTCCTTGCCGGCAATCTTGGCCAGGATGCGGCCGGGCCGGGCATAGCGGTCGGTGTTAATGGAAAAGACGATCCCGCTGACAGCGCTTTTTACGGGTGTGATGCGATCTTCCGACCCGTCTGCCAGTGGATTGACGATCTCGGCGATCAGTTCACCCTTATCGACGCGGTCCCCGGGTGCTTTTAAAAAAACCACCACGCCCGGGGCCGTTGCCTTCAGATGCTCTACAGCCCGTAGAGGCGTTGCTTCATTTCGCAGAGGCGGCACCCCGGGCGCCGCTCCTTTGATAAACCCTCTTCTCTGTAAAAACCAGAAGATATTTTGCGCATCCTGCTGCCCCTGCGCATGGGAAACATCGGCCATGCCGCGCAGCTCAACCGTAGCGGCCAGGCAGGCCGATGGGATGGGATGATCGGGAAATTTTTTGGCCAGCTGCCACCAGATGCGGCTGCAAGCCTCGTCATAGGGGGTCACACCGGAATCTGCCGCCAGCAATGTGACTTCGGCGCCCAGCTGGGCGGATAGATCTGCGGCCTCCGGCCACAGCGGCGTGCCCAGGTAAACGTGCATCAGGGCCTGGTAGTCGCAGTGTAGATCCAGCACAACATCGGCATCAAACGACAGCATTAGCAGCTGACGCTTCAAGGCAGCCGCCTCATCCGGCGGGGAAAT
Above is a genomic segment from Desulfobacterales bacterium containing:
- a CDS encoding M14 family metallopeptidase, whose amino-acid sequence is MGTKTTKQYTLPAASLGNARTLKAIHYGDQSAGRKAYIQAGLHADEAPGFVVMHHLIDLFDQADAENNVEGHLVLVPVANPIGVSQWRDEALHGRFDFFNNINFNRQYPDIAAQTAEQVKDRLGSSAEDNVALIRKTAAEILGGISPPDEAAALKRQLLMLSFDADVVLDLHCDYQALMHVYLGTPLWPEAADLSAQLGAEVTLLAADSGVTPYDEACSRIWWQLAKKFPDHPIPSACLAATVELRGMADVSHAQGQQDAQNIFWFLQRRGFIKGAAPGVPPLRNEATPLRAVEHLKATAPGVVVFLKAPGDRVDKGELIAEIVNPLADGSEDRITPVKSAVSGIVFSINTDRYARPGRILAKIAGKEPIKDKGGNLLSP